Proteins from a genomic interval of Pseudomonas silesiensis:
- the preA gene encoding NAD-dependent dihydropyrimidine dehydrogenase subunit PreA — MADLSIVFAGIKAPNPFWLASAPPTDKAYNVVRAFEAGWGGVVWKTLGEDPAAVNVSSRYSAHFGPNREVVGFNNIELITDRSLEINLREITQVKKDWPDRALIVSLMVPCVEESWKFILPLVEATGADGIELNFGCPHGMPERGMGAAVGQVPEYVEQVTRWCKTYCSLPVIVKLTPNITDIRVAARAAHRGGADAVSLINTINSITSVNLERMVANPAVGSQSTHGGYCGSAVKPIALNMVAEIARDPQTQGLPICGIGGIGSWRDAAEFIALGSGAVQVCTAAMLHGFRIVDEMKDGLSRWMDSQGYASVADFSGRAVGNTTDWKYLDINYQVIAKIDQEACIGCGRCHIACEDTSHQAVASLKQADGTHRYEVIDEECVGCNLCQITCPVQDCIEMVPMENGKPFLDWDHDPRNPYHVAV, encoded by the coding sequence ATGGCCGATCTCTCGATTGTCTTCGCCGGCATCAAAGCCCCCAACCCGTTCTGGCTGGCCTCCGCGCCACCGACCGACAAGGCCTACAACGTGGTCCGCGCCTTCGAGGCGGGTTGGGGCGGCGTGGTCTGGAAAACCCTGGGAGAAGACCCGGCGGCGGTCAACGTCTCGTCGCGCTACTCCGCGCATTTCGGGCCCAACCGTGAAGTAGTGGGCTTCAACAACATCGAACTGATCACCGATCGGTCGTTGGAGATAAACCTGCGGGAAATCACCCAGGTCAAAAAAGACTGGCCGGACCGCGCGCTAATCGTCTCGTTGATGGTGCCCTGCGTGGAAGAGTCATGGAAATTCATCCTGCCGCTGGTGGAAGCCACCGGTGCCGACGGCATCGAGCTGAATTTCGGCTGCCCCCACGGCATGCCGGAACGGGGCATGGGCGCAGCGGTCGGCCAAGTGCCGGAGTATGTCGAGCAAGTCACCCGCTGGTGCAAGACGTATTGCTCGCTGCCAGTCATCGTCAAGCTCACGCCGAACATCACCGACATCCGCGTCGCCGCCCGCGCAGCCCATCGTGGCGGCGCCGATGCCGTATCGCTGATCAACACCATCAACTCGATCACCAGCGTCAACCTGGAACGCATGGTCGCCAATCCCGCCGTCGGCAGCCAGAGCACCCACGGCGGTTATTGCGGGTCGGCGGTCAAGCCGATCGCGTTGAACATGGTCGCCGAAATCGCCCGCGACCCGCAGACCCAGGGCCTGCCGATTTGCGGCATCGGCGGGATTGGCAGCTGGCGCGACGCGGCGGAATTCATCGCCCTGGGCAGCGGCGCGGTGCAGGTGTGCACGGCGGCGATGCTGCATGGTTTCCGGATAGTCGACGAGATGAAGGATGGCTTGTCACGCTGGATGGACAGTCAGGGTTATGCCAGCGTCGCCGATTTTTCAGGACGTGCGGTGGGCAACACCACGGACTGGAAGTATCTTGATATCAACTATCAGGTGATCGCGAAGATTGATCAGGAAGCCTGCATCGGCTGCGGTCGCTGTCATATCGCCTGCGAAGACACCTCGCACCAGGCGGTGGCCAGCCTCAAACAGGCGGACGGCACGCACAGGTATGAAGTGATCGATGAGGAGTGCGTGGGCTGCAACCTGTGCCAGATCACTTGTCCGGTGCAGGATTGCATCGAGATGGTACCGATGGAGAACGGCAAGCCGTTTCTGGATTGGGATCATGATCCGAGGAATCCTTATCATGTTGCCGTTTAA